The Opitutus sp. ER46 genome contains a region encoding:
- the lspA gene encoding signal peptidase II, whose product MSDTPPSPPPVTAATPPVAPARRPLPQRLLRYRQLWLLALTVYALDQLTKLWIVARLPFPTYGEASGAIPVIPGFFNLVHVGNTGAAWSMFSGRSVMLATLAVGTLAAIFLWRRALGLHQRAAQIAFGLLCGGIAGNLTDRLVYRHVIDFIDLHFGDYVYPTFNVADSGICIGVIVYLWISLRTPQPAAPTPPTP is encoded by the coding sequence ATGTCCGACACACCTCCCAGCCCACCGCCGGTCACGGCGGCCACCCCGCCGGTTGCGCCCGCGCGCCGGCCCCTGCCGCAACGGCTGCTGCGCTACCGGCAGCTTTGGCTGCTCGCGCTCACGGTATACGCGCTCGACCAGCTCACGAAGCTCTGGATCGTCGCCCGGCTCCCGTTCCCCACCTACGGCGAGGCCTCCGGCGCAATCCCGGTGATCCCCGGCTTCTTCAACCTCGTCCACGTCGGCAACACCGGCGCGGCTTGGAGCATGTTCTCCGGCCGCAGCGTGATGCTGGCGACCCTCGCGGTCGGGACCCTCGCCGCAATCTTCCTCTGGCGCCGCGCGCTCGGACTCCACCAGCGCGCCGCGCAGATCGCCTTCGGCCTCCTCTGCGGCGGCATCGCCGGCAACCTCACCGACCGGCTGGTCTATCGCCACGTGATCGATTTCATCGATCTGCACTTCGGCGACTACGTTTACCCGACGTTCAACGTCGCGGACTCCGGCATTTGCATCGGCGTGATCGTTTACCTGTGGATCTCGCTGCGTACCCCGCAGCCCGCCGCACCGACCCCGCCGACGCCGTAG